The Porites lutea chromosome 11, jaPorLute2.1, whole genome shotgun sequence genome includes a region encoding these proteins:
- the LOC140953288 gene encoding thromboxane A2 receptor-like, with protein sequence MGAYVPTLAGEWPAESLGCSLATFCLLFFGTMMVMVTLVMSAERFIAMCVPFYYQQLINLRKIKIAVGYIFVHSAALAILPLLLKSVELTKHPIAVCLYSLNSKSNGEVIVVHAFICNFSLSILLMLVMNVAVLKALKKMNLSVGTGVLTQIAGDREAIILSNLTGIMALSYSLAWVPTLVRKNTLYELIFKRRLKAGRENLGGGYDHTMPGVRTGI encoded by the coding sequence tacctaccttGGCTGGTGAGTGGCCGGCGGAAAGTCTCGGCTGTTCATTGGCcactttttgtttgctgttcTTCGGTACCATGATGGTCATGGTAACACTCGTCATGTCTGCCGAACGATTTATAGCCATGTGCGTGCCGTTTTACTACCAACAACTTATAAACCTTCGAAAAATTAAGATAGCGGTTGGGTATATTTTTGTACATTCTGCAGCACTAGCTATACTGCCTCTCTTGTTAAAGAGCGTCGAACTGACAAAACATCCCATAGCAGTGTGCTTGTACTCGCTTAACTCCAAGAGCAATGGCGAAGTAATCGTTGTACACGCCTTCATTTGCAACTTCTCGCTGTCCATTCTACTTATGCTTGTAATGAACGTTGCAGTGCTTAAAGCtttgaagaaaatgaatttGTCCGTTGGAACTGGGGTTCTTACACAGATTGCAGGTGATCGCGAGGCCATAATACTCTCTAACCTAACCGGAATTATGGCTCTATCCTATAGCTTGGCTTGGGTTCCAACTTTGGTAAGAAAAAACACTTTGTATGAGTTAATCTTTAAACGAAGATTGAAAGCAGGCCGGGAAAATCTGGGTGGAGGCTATGATCACACTATGCCAGGAGTGAGAACTGGGATTTAG
- the LOC140951947 gene encoding valacyclovir hydrolase-like — protein MCVVSSKKEVNGVEIYHDVAGRGDHVVLCMPGALGSTQSDFGPQLKGLSDDFTVVAFDPRGYGKSIPPKRDFPSDFFARDADDAAGLMETLGHTKYSLLGWSDGGITAMVLAAKYSDCIDRLVVWGANATVTAQDIELYEKIRDTSKWSQKMREPLEALYGKEGLQEMHSAWIDGISQYYTNRGGDICVSEAKSITCPTLVVHGQKDPLVPDFHPEFLHANIRGSKFHLMPEGRHNIHLRYADEFNSLVRNFLTGKLN, from the exons ATGTGCGTAGTATCGTCTAAGAAAGAAGTGAACGGAGTGGAAATTTACCACGATGTTGCCGGCCGAGGTGATCATGTTGTTTTGTGCATGCCTGGAGCACTCGGTTCCACACAAAGTGACTTCGGCCCTCAGTTGAAGGGGCTCAGCGATGATTTTACAGTTGTAGCTTTTGATCCTCGAGGATACGGTAAATCAATACCGCCAAAACGTGACTTTCCTAGTGACTTTTTTGCAAGGGATGCAGACGATGCAGCAGGGCTTATGGAAACTCTTG GTCATACTAAATACTCTCTTTTGGGCTGGAGTGACGGCGGAATAACCGCTATGGTACTTGCTGCTAAGTATTCTGATTGTATTGATCGTCTGGTGGTATGGGGAGCCAATGCTACTGTCACAGCACAAGACATTGAGCTGTATGAGAAAATCAGAGACACATCAAAATGGAGTCAAAAAATGAGAGAACCTTTAGAAg CATTATATGGCAAAGAAGGTCTTCAAGAGATGCACAGTGCATGGATTGATGGTATAAGCCAATACTATACTAACAGGGGAGGGGACATTTGTGTAAGCGAGGCTAAGAGTATTACTTGCCCCACTCTAGTGGTGCACGGTCAGAAAGATCCCTTGGTTCCAGATTTTCATCCTGAGTTTTTACACGCTAATATCAGAGGATCCAAGTTTCATCTAATGCCAGAAGGAAGGCATAATATCCACCTTCGCTATGCTGATGAATTCAACTCACTTGTCAGGAACTTTTTGACAGGAAAATTAAACTAA